Proteins found in one Paenibacillus dendritiformis genomic segment:
- a CDS encoding UDP-N-acetylglucosamine--LPS N-acetylglucosamine transferase, whose amino-acid sequence MRKKRILLLSEGFGTGHTQAAYALSVGIRQLAPEVQTRVMELGKFLNPTVAPLIFAAYRKTVSVSPKLVGMLYRKQYKKSLNRVTQSALHRIFYTQASHVIRQLRPDAIVCTHPFPNIVVSRLKRAGLDVPLYTLITDYDAHGTWITPEVNKYLVSAPEVEQKLIQRGISPEQIIVTGIPVHPKFWQRCPQAEAQQRLGLKPLPTVMLMGGGWGLALDEELLRYMTKYREQIQLLLCMGSNEKAIQRIEQDPIFQHPNIRIFGYTQEVSMLMDASDLLITKPGGMTCTEGMMKGIPMLFHAPIPGQEEENCDFFIEHGLGELLESRETIDRWFHDLSQHYETLRQKRQLGPSPEVKPDGCPRAVIDLLWHPQY is encoded by the coding sequence ATGCGAAAGAAAAGAATTCTTCTGTTGTCCGAAGGCTTCGGAACCGGACATACGCAGGCAGCCTATGCATTGTCCGTCGGAATCAGGCAGCTGGCGCCGGAAGTGCAGACCCGCGTCATGGAGCTGGGCAAATTTTTGAACCCAACGGTCGCTCCCTTAATATTTGCAGCCTATCGCAAGACCGTCAGCGTGTCTCCGAAGCTGGTCGGCATGCTCTATCGCAAGCAGTATAAAAAATCATTGAACCGGGTTACGCAATCGGCTCTGCATCGCATATTCTATACGCAAGCTTCTCATGTCATCAGACAGCTGCGGCCGGATGCCATTGTCTGCACTCATCCGTTTCCCAATATCGTCGTCTCCCGGCTGAAGCGGGCGGGACTCGACGTTCCTTTGTATACGCTGATTACCGATTATGACGCGCACGGTACCTGGATCACGCCGGAAGTGAACAAATATCTCGTCTCGGCCCCCGAGGTGGAGCAGAAGCTGATTCAGCGGGGCATCTCCCCCGAGCAGATCATCGTCACCGGCATTCCCGTCCATCCGAAGTTCTGGCAGCGCTGTCCGCAAGCGGAGGCCCAGCAGCGGCTCGGCCTGAAGCCGCTTCCGACCGTCATGCTGATGGGCGGAGGCTGGGGACTCGCTCTGGACGAGGAGCTGCTGCGTTATATGACGAAGTACCGGGAGCAGATCCAGCTTCTCCTCTGCATGGGAAGCAATGAGAAGGCGATACAGCGGATCGAGCAGGACCCGATCTTCCAGCACCCGAATATCCGGATTTTCGGTTATACGCAGGAAGTATCGATGCTGATGGACGCTTCCGACCTGCTCATTACGAAGCCGGGAGGCATGACGTGTACGGAAGGAATGATGAAGGGCATTCCGATGCTCTTCCATGCGCCGATTCCCGGACAAGAGGAAGAGAACTGCGACTTCTTCATCGAGCACGGCCTGGGGGAACTGCTGGAATCGAGAGAGACGATCGACCGCTGGTTCCATGATTTGAGCCAGCACTACGAGACGCTTCGGCAGAAGCGGCAGCTCGGGCCTTCCCCGGAAGTGAAGCCGGACGGCTGCCCGCGCGCCGTCATTGATTTGCTGTGGCATCCGCAATACTGA
- a CDS encoding C40 family peptidase, translating to MKKQLLLGLLMVTMAGQVFAGVSHAAEAPQAAAAQQVSTSQTGNIIASVNLRKEPSTSSSVIRLMKKGEKVTILDKHNSSWYKVKDEKGNTGYMSTSSKYIQVAESGTANQPSDKPSVSDQADSSSRAAKIEKVIQVGEKYLGTPYEFGSNRNSTKTFDCSAFVRQAYKEALGIVLPTDSRKQGSWIKSNSTAKTSISQLKRGDLMFFMSYKGSKASDYKGVNKSTERITHVGIYLGDGKILHTYSQKSGGVRVNNVLNTTWEHRFLFGGSVVK from the coding sequence ATGAAAAAACAACTATTGCTAGGATTATTGATGGTTACGATGGCCGGACAAGTATTCGCAGGGGTGTCCCATGCTGCCGAAGCTCCACAGGCTGCGGCGGCGCAGCAAGTGTCGACAAGCCAGACAGGCAATATTATCGCTTCGGTTAATTTGCGCAAAGAACCGTCTACTTCTTCTTCGGTTATCCGCCTCATGAAAAAAGGCGAGAAAGTTACGATATTGGACAAGCATAACAGCTCTTGGTACAAAGTGAAGGACGAAAAAGGCAATACCGGATATATGAGCACGAGCAGCAAATACATACAGGTGGCTGAATCCGGTACAGCCAATCAGCCATCTGACAAGCCTTCTGTCAGCGACCAGGCAGATTCTTCCAGTCGCGCAGCCAAAATCGAGAAGGTCATCCAGGTCGGAGAAAAATATTTGGGCACGCCATATGAATTCGGATCCAACCGGAACAGCACCAAAACATTCGATTGCTCCGCCTTCGTGAGACAAGCTTATAAGGAGGCGCTCGGCATCGTGCTGCCGACGGATTCACGCAAGCAAGGAAGCTGGATTAAATCCAATTCCACGGCGAAGACAAGCATCAGCCAGTTGAAGCGCGGCGATCTCATGTTCTTCATGTCCTATAAAGGCTCCAAGGCCTCCGATTATAAAGGCGTCAACAAGAGCACGGAGCGGATTACGCATGTCGGGATTTACTTGGGAGACGGTAAAATTCTGCATACGTACTCCCAAAAATCCGGCGGCGTTCGGGTCAACAATGTGCTCAACACGACCTGGGAGCACCGCTTCCTGTTCGGCGGCAGCGTGGTGAAGTAA
- a CDS encoding cation diffusion facilitator family transporter, giving the protein MSADVYADMKQGEKGAWISIAAYIALSGAKLMIGWMYQSQALQADGWNNLTDIIASAAVLIGLRISQKPPDRDHPYGHLRAETIAALIASFIMATVGIQVILSTARSWFAGEESSPSPITGWVALASAAIMLVVYTYNKRLATRIRNQALMAAAQDNRSDAFVSIGAAVGIFGAQFGLNWLDPLAALTVGLLICKTAWNIFREATHTLTDGFDEAQLERLRKTVESTEGVRAIREVKARLHGSLVLVDVVVLVDAGLSLVEGHRICDDIEQRMQRKHNIAHVHVHVEPMVSGAEQNRPQGRTAH; this is encoded by the coding sequence GTGAGTGCGGATGTATACGCGGATATGAAGCAGGGAGAAAAAGGGGCATGGATTAGCATCGCCGCTTATATTGCCTTGTCCGGCGCCAAGCTGATGATTGGCTGGATGTATCAGTCGCAAGCGCTGCAGGCGGACGGCTGGAACAACCTGACCGATATTATCGCTTCGGCGGCCGTTCTCATCGGCCTGCGCATCTCGCAGAAGCCGCCGGATCGGGATCATCCGTACGGGCATTTGCGGGCGGAGACGATTGCGGCGCTAATTGCGTCCTTCATTATGGCGACGGTCGGCATTCAGGTTATTCTGTCCACCGCACGCTCCTGGTTCGCCGGGGAAGAGAGCAGCCCGAGCCCGATTACCGGCTGGGTGGCATTAGCCAGTGCTGCTATTATGCTTGTCGTATACACCTACAATAAGCGTCTCGCAACGCGGATCCGCAATCAGGCGCTTATGGCGGCGGCACAGGACAATCGTTCCGACGCTTTTGTCAGTATTGGCGCGGCAGTCGGTATCTTCGGTGCCCAATTCGGACTCAACTGGCTTGATCCGCTGGCGGCCTTGACCGTCGGCCTTCTGATTTGCAAGACGGCGTGGAATATTTTCCGCGAGGCCACCCATACGTTAACGGACGGCTTCGACGAAGCGCAGCTGGAGCGGCTGCGGAAGACGGTGGAGAGCACGGAAGGCGTGCGGGCGATTCGCGAGGTGAAGGCCCGGCTGCATGGAAGCCTGGTGCTGGTGGATGTCGTCGTGCTGGTCGATGCGGGATTGAGCCTGGTGGAGGGCCATCGCATCTGCGACGATATCGAGCAGCGGATGCAGCGCAAGCATAATATTGCCCATGTTCATGTTCACGTCGAGCCGATGGTGTCCGGAGCGGAGCAGAACCGGCCGCAAGGCCGAACGGCTCATTAA